A DNA window from Panthera tigris isolate Pti1 chromosome X, P.tigris_Pti1_mat1.1, whole genome shotgun sequence contains the following coding sequences:
- the PSMD10 gene encoding 26S proteasome non-ATPase regulatory subunit 10 isoform X1, translating to MEGCVSNLMVCNLAYSGKLEELKERILADKSLATRTDQDSRTALHWACSAGHTEIVEFLLQLGVPVNDKDDAGWSPLHIAASAGRDEIVKALLGKGAQVNAVNQNGCTPLHYAASKNRLEIAVMLLEGGANPDAKDHYEATAMHRAAAKGNLKMIHILLYYKASTNIQDTEGNTPLHLACDEERVEEAKLLVSQGASIYIENKEEKTPLQVAKGGLGLILKRMVES from the exons ATGGAGGGGTGTGTATCTAACCTAATGGTCTGCAACCTGGCCTACAGCGGGAAGCTGGAGGAGTTGAAGGAGAGGATCCTGGCTGATAAATCCCTGGCTACTAGAACGGACCAG GACAGCAGAACCGCATTGCATTGGGCCTGCTCAGCCGGACATACCGAAATTGTTGAATTCTTGCTGCAGCTTGGAGTGCCTGTGAACGATAAAGACGAT GCAGGTTGGTCTCCACTTCATATTGCTGCGTCTGCTGGCCGGGATGAGATCGTAAAAGCTCTTCTGGGTAAAGGTGCCCAGGTGAATGCAGTCAACCAAAATGGCTGTACTCCCCTACATTATGCAGCTTCCAAAAACAGACTTGAG ATTGCTGTCATGTTACTGGAAGGCGGGGCTAATCCAGATGCGAAGGACCATTACGAGGCTACAGCAATGCACCGGGCGGCAGCCAAGGGTAACTTGAAGATGATTCATATCCTTCTGTACTACAAAGCATCCACAAATATCCAAGACACTGAGGGTAACACTCCTCT ACACTTAGCCTGTGATGAAGAGAGAGTGGAAGAAGCAAAACTGCTGGTGTCCCAAGGAGCAAGTATTTACAttgagaataaagaagaaaagacaccACTGCAAGTGGCCAAAGGTGGCCTGGGTTTAATACTCAAGAGGATGGTGGAAAGTTAA
- the PSMD10 gene encoding 26S proteasome non-ATPase regulatory subunit 10 isoform X3 has protein sequence MEGCVSNLMVCNLAYSGKLEELKERILADKSLATRTDQDSRTALHWACSAGHTEIVEFLLQLGVPVNDKDDAGWSPLHIAASAGRDEIVKALLGKGAQVNAVNQNGCTPLHYAASKNRLEIAVMLLEGGANPDAKDHYEATAMHRAAAKDT, from the exons ATGGAGGGGTGTGTATCTAACCTAATGGTCTGCAACCTGGCCTACAGCGGGAAGCTGGAGGAGTTGAAGGAGAGGATCCTGGCTGATAAATCCCTGGCTACTAGAACGGACCAG GACAGCAGAACCGCATTGCATTGGGCCTGCTCAGCCGGACATACCGAAATTGTTGAATTCTTGCTGCAGCTTGGAGTGCCTGTGAACGATAAAGACGAT GCAGGTTGGTCTCCACTTCATATTGCTGCGTCTGCTGGCCGGGATGAGATCGTAAAAGCTCTTCTGGGTAAAGGTGCCCAGGTGAATGCAGTCAACCAAAATGGCTGTACTCCCCTACATTATGCAGCTTCCAAAAACAGACTTGAG ATTGCTGTCATGTTACTGGAAGGCGGGGCTAATCCAGATGCGAAGGACCATTACGAGGCTACAGCAATGCACCGGGCGGCAGCCAAGG ACACTTAG
- the PSMD10 gene encoding 26S proteasome non-ATPase regulatory subunit 10 isoform X2: MEGCVSNLMVCNLAYSGKLEELKERILADKSLATRTDQDSRTALHWACSAGHTEIVEFLLQLGVPVNDKDDAGWSPLHIAASAGRDEIVKALLGKGAQVNAVNQNGCTPLHYAASKNRLEIAVMLLEGGANPDAKDHYEATAMHRAAAKGNLKMILITHRFLFLFCLEM, translated from the exons ATGGAGGGGTGTGTATCTAACCTAATGGTCTGCAACCTGGCCTACAGCGGGAAGCTGGAGGAGTTGAAGGAGAGGATCCTGGCTGATAAATCCCTGGCTACTAGAACGGACCAG GACAGCAGAACCGCATTGCATTGGGCCTGCTCAGCCGGACATACCGAAATTGTTGAATTCTTGCTGCAGCTTGGAGTGCCTGTGAACGATAAAGACGAT GCAGGTTGGTCTCCACTTCATATTGCTGCGTCTGCTGGCCGGGATGAGATCGTAAAAGCTCTTCTGGGTAAAGGTGCCCAGGTGAATGCAGTCAACCAAAATGGCTGTACTCCCCTACATTATGCAGCTTCCAAAAACAGACTTGAG ATTGCTGTCATGTTACTGGAAGGCGGGGCTAATCCAGATGCGAAGGACCATTACGAGGCTACAGCAATGCACCGGGCGGCAGCCAAGGGTAACTTGAAGATGATTC TAATTACAcatcgttttctttttttattctgcttGGAAATGTAA